A single Bosea sp. PAMC 26642 DNA region contains:
- a CDS encoding Rieske 2Fe-2S domain-containing protein — MSVSYRPVGWTRSKIVYDAVLIGGIGLYLAAFMRFAPKARPTGALLDDQSLAIKAYGTCAFLLLTLVLMIGPLARLDTRFLPLLYNRRHFGVITCTVAAGHAMAVLDWYFAYSPLSPWVALFATDTAWGDLRGFPFIPFGLAAFLILLVLAATSHDFWLNFLTAPVWKSLHMSIYGAYGLAVLHVAFGAFQDARNAGLPVLVFGGSGALVALHLAAAWREHRLDRRVSADTTGWIAAGRIGDVPAGRGLVVPLADGSSVAIFREEDALSAISNLCAHQNGPLGEGRLRNGCVICPWHGYEYRLRDGCAPAPFTERVATYRLKLEADMIMLDPTPNPLGTAVDPVAIGQLHR, encoded by the coding sequence ATGAGCGTCAGCTATCGCCCTGTCGGCTGGACGCGCAGCAAGATCGTCTACGATGCCGTGCTGATCGGCGGCATCGGGCTTTATCTCGCGGCGTTCATGCGGTTTGCCCCGAAGGCAAGGCCGACCGGCGCGCTGCTCGACGACCAGTCGCTGGCGATCAAGGCATATGGCACATGTGCTTTCCTGCTGCTGACGCTGGTGCTGATGATCGGGCCGCTCGCCCGGCTCGACACCCGCTTCCTGCCGCTGCTCTACAACCGTCGGCATTTTGGCGTGATCACCTGTACGGTCGCCGCCGGCCATGCCATGGCGGTGCTCGACTGGTACTTCGCCTACAGCCCGCTCTCGCCCTGGGTCGCGCTCTTCGCCACCGATACGGCCTGGGGTGACCTACGCGGCTTTCCGTTCATCCCGTTCGGGCTCGCGGCCTTTCTCATCCTGCTCGTTCTGGCCGCGACCAGCCATGATTTCTGGCTGAACTTCCTGACTGCGCCCGTCTGGAAATCGCTCCATATGAGCATCTACGGCGCCTACGGGCTGGCGGTGCTGCATGTCGCGTTCGGGGCGTTCCAGGATGCCCGAAATGCCGGCCTGCCTGTGCTCGTCTTCGGCGGCAGCGGCGCCCTCGTCGCGCTGCATCTGGCGGCGGCCTGGCGCGAGCACCGGCTGGACCGGCGGGTATCCGCCGATACGACGGGCTGGATTGCGGCCGGACGGATCGGCGACGTTCCGGCCGGCCGGGGGCTGGTCGTGCCGCTGGCCGACGGCTCCTCGGTCGCGATCTTTCGCGAGGAAGACGCCCTGTCTGCGATCAGCAATCTCTGCGCGCACCAGAACGGCCCGCTGGGCGAGGGCCGGCTGCGCAATGGCTGCGTGATCTGCCCTTGGCACGGCTACGAATACCGGCTGCGCGACGGCTGCGCGCCGGCGCCCTTCACCGAGCGCGTCGCGACCTACAGGCTCAAGCTGGAGGCCGACATGATCATGCTCGACCCGACGCCCAATCCGTTGGGAACTGCGGTCGATCCCGTCGCGATCGGGCAGTTGCACCGATGA